The Panicum hallii strain FIL2 chromosome 9, PHallii_v3.1, whole genome shotgun sequence genome has a window encoding:
- the LOC112875221 gene encoding putative pentatricopeptide repeat-containing protein At1g13630 translates to MPFPPRIPLRRLLSHLQRRAPRPPAPQSRPLSYSPCSAALSAAATESEEEAVVGGDAPLAPPRSGGAGGAPPGPLWAREGALGENEAELGRKASIVARFRLCHELLWQRRWREMRGELAQMVGEQGPDSALALCDILSNGFREWHSSSIIWDALANSYARAQMIDDALYVLSKMSSLNIQISVSTYDSLLYSLRKTDMALEIFEKMESCGVSPSDYSHSILIDGLCKQDKIGEALSFFQDARKEGKFKPLEMTFNILMSALCNRSFIQNAKSILCLMLKYGLNPNRA, encoded by the exons ATGCCCTTTCCACCACGCAtccccctccgccgcctcctaTCCCACCTCCAGCGCCGCGCTCCCCGCCCACCTGCGCCTCAGAGTAGACCGCTCTCCTACTCGCCCTGCTCGGCGGCACTGTCGGCGGCTGCGACGGAGTCCGAGGAGGAGGCGGTTGTAGGTGGGGACGCGCCGCTAGCCCCTCCCCGCTCTGGCGGGGCGGGAGGTGCACCGCCTGGGCCTCTCTGGGCACGCGAGGGGGCGCTTGGGGAGAACGAGGCGGAGCTCGGTCGGAAGGCCTCGATTGTCGCGCGGTTCAGGCTCTGCCATGAGCTGCTGTGGCAGAGGAGGTGGCGGGAGATGCGCGGCGAGTTGGCCCAGATGGTGGGCGAACAAG GACCTGATTCTGCACTGGCTCTTTGTGACATCTTATCAAATGGATTCAGAGAGTGGCATTCAAGCAGCATTATATGGGATGCTCTAGCAAATAGTTATGCTAGAGCCCAGATGATTGATGATGCTCTTTATGTTCTTAGTAAAATGAGTAGCCTAAACATTCAAATCTCGGTATCCACCTATGACAGTTTGCTGTACAGTCTAAGAAAGACAGACATGGCACTGGAGATTTTTGAAAAGATGGAGTCATGTGGTGTCTCCCCCAGTGATTATTCCCATAGCATTCTCATAGATGGCCTCTGCAAGCAAGATAAAATTGGAGAGGCTTTATCATTTTTTCAGGACGCAAGGAAAGAGGGAAAATTCAAACCCTTAGAAATGACCTTTAACATCCTTATGTCGGCATTGTGTAATCGGAGTTTTATTCAGAATGCAAAATCAATTTTATGCCTGATGTTGAAGTATGGATTAAATCCGAACAG AGCGTAA
- the LOC112875964 gene encoding uncharacterized protein LOC112875964, translated as MGSGDPAADPLLLPPLRHHPGALSLSRRVAMARDATAAAVPALRPAWLLDLLPLLVVLLIAAHVLALGYWIYRLATDGSRQPARSKKH; from the exons ATGGGCTCGGGCGACCCGGCGGCcgaccccctcctcctcccgcccCTCCGCCACCACCCCGGCGCGCTCTCCCTCTCCCGCCGCGTCGCCATGGCGCGCGACGCCACAGCGGCCGCCGTGCCCGCGCTCCGCCCCGCCTGGCTCCTCGACCTCCTGCcgctcctcgtcgtcctcctcaTCGCCGCCCACGTCCTCGCCCTC GGGTACTGGATCTACAGGCTCGCCACGGACGGGTCCAGGCAGCCCGCGCGGAGCAAGAAGCACTGA
- the LOC112876386 gene encoding uncharacterized protein LOC112876386 codes for MGNSSSRGRSKPRQGHGSKVAPSSPAGEQTIFKWSIDGFSSLIDKGAGWTYSRVFEAMGHNWCLKLNPRDKKSGDDKEYVSLRLELANSSVKPDTVVNASFKLLIYDQSFGKHSEHEVSHSFQTASTSSGIPWMISLRKLKKQPSTFLRNNGCVFGVEFLKVTTSKANTTSETLFVQKASIFNEAKTYTWDIEDFFALKNPGYSPEFEVGGYKWNIIMYPSRDGNHLSLYLKLKKTNDLPMDTANLVELTLYVKDQENGKHRKGTGRCQFAKNTRTWGWTKFISLEDFKDSGNGYLVKTKCCVVAEVAIVGSSKME; via the exons ATGGGCAACTCTTCATCTCGCG GCCGATCGAAGCCGAGGCAGGGCCATGGATCCAAGGTAGCACCTTCTTCTCCAGCTGGAGAGCAGACGATCTTCAAGTGGAGCATCGATGGCTTCTCCTCACTCATTGACAAGGGCGCAGGATGGACCTACTCAAGAGTGTTCGAGGCCATGGGCCATAACTG GTGCCTGAAGCTGAATCCAAGGGACAAGAAGAGCGGCGACGACAAGGAGTACGTCTCTCTTAGGCTTGAGTTGGCGAACAGCTCGGTGAAACCTGACACCGTTGTGAATGCATCTTTCAAGTTGCTGATATATGACCAGTCCTTCGGAAAGCACAGCGAGCATGAAG TTAGCCACAGTTTTCAGACTGCAAGCACAAGCTCCGGAATCCCATGGATGATTTCCCTCAGAAAACTGAAGAAACAGCCCTCCACGTTTCTTCGCAACAATGGCTGCGTCTTTGGTGTCGAGTTTCTCAAAGTTACCACTTCGAAAGCCAACACGACGTCAGAGACTCTGTTTGTCCAAAAGGCGAGCATCTTCAACGAGGCCAAAACCTACACTTGGGACATTGAGGACTTCTTTGCACTGAAGAACCCGGGCTACTCTCCGGAGTTCGAAGTCGGTGGATATAAATG GAATATCATAATGTATCCGTCTCGCGATGGGAACCACCtctccttgtacctgaaacttAAAAAGACCAATGATCTGCCCATGGACACTGCAAACCTTGTAGAACTTACTTTGTACGTCAAAGACCAAGAAAATGGCAAGCACCGGAAAGGAACAG GCCGGTGCCAGTTTGCGAAGAACACTCGTACCTGGGGATGGACTAAGTTCATTTCGCTGGAGGATTTCAAAGACTCGGGAAATGGTTATCTTGTCAAAACCAAGTGCTGCGTTGTAGCTGAGGTCGCAATCGTCGGTTCCTCCAAGATGGAGTAG
- the LOC112876891 gene encoding uncharacterized protein LOC112876891: MGACASSSRGRSNQGKNLKSSKVAAVPFTPATQTVAAAAASAKMEEKSSFKWRIDGFSTLLDKQEGWTSSGYFEIKGIKWYLQLNLKDRKRGDKRDYVSLMLELSKTSDLKSEIVVEASFKLLIYDQAYGKHREHEFSHHFQTEGSRRSGVSCMIPVETLKEESSGFIVGDSCVFGVELISLATAKANHSSETVHVQKTNGFSAREAYTWVIDDFLALKGRCYSPEFEIGGRIWYLIMYPSGIDDSGEFLSLYLNMAKPDASLQRSGALVELSLSIKDQVTSNRYTRTGRCQFVATEEGDGWGWAKFMEVKSVKDRYLVKGSCLIEADVAIVGSSKME, encoded by the exons ATGGGTGCCTGCGCCTCTTCGTCTCGCG GTCGATCAAACCAAGGCAAGAACCTGAAATCCTCAAAGGTTGCGGCCGTTCCATTTACTCCGGCAACTCAGACggtcgctgctgctgctgcctcggCTAAGATGGAAGAAAAGAGCAGCTTCAAATGGAGGATCGATGGATTCTCCACGCTTCTTGATAAGCAAGAAGGATGGACGAGCTCCGGATATTTTGAGATCAAGGGAATTAAATG GTACCTGCAGTTGAACCTGAAGGACCGGAAACGTGGTGATAAAAGAGACTACGTTTCCCTTATGCTTGAGCTGTCAAAAACTTCTGATCTGAAATCTGAAATCGTCGTTGAAGCATCGTTCAAGCTCTTGATATACGATCAAGCATACGGAAAGCACAGAGAACATGAAT TTAGCCACCATTTCCAGACTGAAGGAAGCAGAAGATCCGGGGTCTCATGCATGATCCCCGTCGAGACACTGAAGGAAGAATCCTCCGGATTCATCGTTGGTGACAGCTGCGTCTTCGGCGTGGAGCTCATCAGTCTCGCCACTGCCAAGGCCAACCACAGTTCAGAAACGGTGCATGTTCAGAAGACAAACGGCTTCAGCGCCCGGGAAGCCTACACCTGGGTCATCGATGACTTCTTGGCCCTGAAGGGACGGTGCTACTCACCAGAGTTTGAGATCGGTGGCCGCATATG GTACCTGATCATGTACCCTTCCGGCATCGATGACAGCGGGGAGTTCCTCTCCCTCTACCTGAACATGGCCAAGCCAGACGCTTCCCTCCAGAGATCAGGAGCGCTAGTAGAACTCAGCCTGTCCATCAAAGACCAGGTGACCAGCAATCGCTATACAAGGACAG GGCGGTGCCAGTTCGTGGCGACGGAGGAGGGCGACGGCTGGGGATGGGCAAAGTTCATGGAGGTGAAGTCGGTGAAGGACCGGTAC